A region of the Oncorhynchus gorbuscha isolate QuinsamMale2020 ecotype Even-year linkage group LG02, OgorEven_v1.0, whole genome shotgun sequence genome:
AGCCCTCAGTGCTACTCAGTTTTCTAACACTTGAGTTTTGTTTACATCTTAACATGATGCCCATTGACAACCCATTGAGAGTGAATGGATAAACACCTTGGCtggacactacactacacagataAGGTTTGAACATTGAGCTAGGCCCCCCAACATTTGAAGTGAATTTAAAACAAATCTCTTACCcatcctcatctccatccatggGAATGGCTATCCCGAACAGGCTGTTGACGGTGGGAGAGGCCAGCTGCAAACTCTCAGGGATGAAAGGCCTCATGACATCTTTTCCAGGGGTTGCATTGGGCTGAGGAAGGGTGTCCGACCTCCTGCGGCTGTCGTCCCCCTGGCTGGCCGTGGGAAGGCCCTGCCCGGATGCTCCAGCTGTGGCCTCAACGCGAGCTACCTGGGCCAGGGGGAGTCCTCCTGGGTCAGGGGCCTGGCTTGGCATGGGGGTGTTGGTGGCACTGGGCACTGTGGCAGGCACATTCTGGACAACGGAGGCCCTGCCCACTCCTCCTGAAGGCTGAGGATGACTCACCGGCTGCTGTTGGGCAGGAGACATAACGGCCCCGCTGGCTACCTGCAGCAATAGGCCATGGGTCGAGGCTAATGGACCGCCGTGCAAAGACCCAGACAGGTCCCCAGCCTGAGGGGTGTTGACAGACGAGGGGCCCTGACTCGACAGAGGCCCCACAGAGAGGGAGGCCATGGGGTGGGTTTGAGGGTTGGAGCCCTGAGGCTGTAGAGGGACTAAGTTCTGCTGTCGGTAGTCCAGCTGACTGGGGTGCATTCCAGAGGGATGAGTGGAGTAGGCAAACTGCTGGGCCTGCGTGGCAAGAGGCACAAGGGGGGATTTTTGCAGCATGCCACCTTGGGGCACGCCATTGAGGCCAATAGGGTGAAGCATTTGGGGGACAGCGGGCTGCACGTTGACCTGTGTCTGCGATACCGTCGCCGAGTACCCTGTGGGTTGTAAGGCATTCGCCCCACTCCCTGACTGGGGCTCTTGGCTGTAGCCTTGCTGCTGAAGCTCCGGAGGGTGGCCATGGTGGAAAGTGTAGTAGCCACTATCACCTGTGGACTCCTGAGCCTGTGTGCAGAGATTACTAGGAGCAACCACATTGCTTCCTGTGGTCCCTAGCCCACTGTCTGCATTATGGTCAATGGTGACAGCATGTTTTATGCTATCCACAGTCCTGCTCATGCTAGAGCCCTCAGAATCTCTCTCATAGAACTCAATACATGTCC
Encoded here:
- the LOC123996814 gene encoding TSC22 domain family protein 2-like isoform X2; this encodes MSKMPAKKKSCFQITSVTQAQVAASSITDDTESLDDPDESRTEDVSSKIFDVSLADPGVCDRSSSEETLNNAGEAEAAVMALHLLQEGQPVAATGPFNGSHALRSTGLSHINPQFLGGSVPVPAESQPSIPTSAAQQPTTINAGPAANVSPSVSQTPTAAPSSTTTTSCSSRFRVIKLDHSTGEPFRRGRWTCIEFYERDSEGSSMSRTVDSIKHAVTIDHNADSGLGTTGSNVVAPSNLCTQAQESTGDSGYYTFHHGHPPELQQQGYSQEPQSGSGANALQPTGYSATVSQTQVNVQPAVPQMLHPIGLNGVPQGGMLQKSPLVPLATQAQQFAYSTHPSGMHPSQLDYRQQNLVPLQPQGSNPQTHPMASLSVGPLSSQGPSSVNTPQAGDLSGSLHGGPLASTHGLLLQVASGAVMSPAQQQPVSHPQPSGGVGRASVVQNVPATVPSATNTPMPSQAPDPGGLPLAQVARVEATAGASGQGLPTASQGDDSRRRSDTLPQPNATPGKDVMRPFIPESLQLASPTVNSLFGIAIPMDGDEDGTATLTAT
- the LOC123996814 gene encoding TSC22 domain family protein 2-like isoform X1, with protein sequence MSKMPAKKKSCFQITSVTQAQVAASSITDDTESLDDPDESRTEDVSSKIFDVSLADPGVCDRSSSEETLNNAGEAEAAVMALHLLQEGQPVAATGPFNGSHALRSTGLSHINPQFLGGSVPVPAESQPSIPTSAAQQPTTINAGPAANVSPSVSQTPTAAPSSTTTTSCSSRFRVIKLDHSTGEPFRRGRWTCIEFYERDSEGSSMSRTVDSIKHAVTIDHNADSGLGTTGSNVVAPSNLCTQAQESTGDSGYYTFHHGHPPELQQQGYSQEPQSGSGANALQPTGYSATVSQTQVNVQPAVPQMLHPIGLNGVPQGGMLQKSPLVPLATQAQQFAYSTHPSGMHPSQLDYRQQNLVPLQPQGSNPQTHPMASLSVGPLSSQGPSSVNTPQAGDLSGSLHGGPLASTHGLLLQVASGAVMSPAQQQPVSHPQPSGGVGRASVVQNVPATVPSATNTPMPSQAPDPGGLPLAQVARVEATAGASGQGLPTASQGDDSRRRSDTLPQPNATPGKDVMRPFIPESLQLASPTVNSLFGIAIPMDGDEDGSSGASVVAIDNKIEQAMDLVKSHLMYAVREEVEVLKEQIKELYERNSQLERENAVLKSLANTDQLTQLSSTQISPAGSTSPPQQQPPANTKPHLEGAAQALSLLQQPNVTSA